The Chloroflexota bacterium DNA segment CGGACTTGCGCGCGGCCAGAGTGGTGGCATTGCCGTTCTATCGACGCCCGCGGTGAATGGCCTTTCGCATTCGCAAGCCAACACGCCACGCGCACGCTTGCTCGCAGATCGAGCGGAACGCTATCGTTGACGATCACACCGGACCTGAACACGCGCACGTTCAAGAGATAGCTAGAAGCCACCGGAAGCGCTGCGGTATCATGGGGGCGGCAGAGAGGGGATACATGGGCTGCGAAACTGCGAGAGGTGTATTGCAACGGAGAAGCATATGAACATTCCGGAAGAACTGTGCTATACGAAAGAGCACGAATGGGCGCGCATGGAGGATGGCCTCTGCGTGATAGGAATCACGGACTACGCCCAGGGAGAACTCGGTGACATCGTTTACGTTGAGTTGCCCGAGCCGGGCACGCATGTGGACATCATGGGCGAGTTTGGCGTAGTAGAGTCGGTGAAGACGGCCTCCGACCTCTATTCGCCCCTTGCCGGCGAGATCGTGGAAATCAATGACGAGCTCGCCGATAGCCCTGAGTTAGTCAACGATTCCCCGTATGAGGAAGGCTGGATGCTGAAGATCCGGCCTTCTAATCTTGAGGAGGACTGGGAGACGCTGTTGGATGCAGACGGTTACAAAGAAGTGCTTGCCGAGTCCGGCGCCCACTGAGCTGTGTTGTGAATAACGTCAAGGCTTGCACGCGC contains these protein-coding regions:
- the gcvH gene encoding glycine cleavage system protein GcvH; amino-acid sequence: MNIPEELCYTKEHEWARMEDGLCVIGITDYAQGELGDIVYVELPEPGTHVDIMGEFGVVESVKTASDLYSPLAGEIVEINDELADSPELVNDSPYEEGWMLKIRPSNLEEDWETLLDADGYKEVLAESGAH